The DNA sequence TGCAACCAGGTAAAAGACTTTGCTACCTATTTTTAAACCAGGTAACAAGTACTTGCTACTTCATAAAAAAAAGTTAATTTCAAACCCTTGATTAATTTGTCGTTAATGTATAATGGAAAGGAGCTTTGAGAATCTTGTCATTTTTAGGAAGAAGTTATAACTTTAAGAATTGTGTATGTATTGGGGATATGttagtttctttgtttgtacGAAAGACTAAGGCTATATTAGTATTTGAAATCCAACCTCATAAAATGCTTCAAACCATACCATAATGTTTTTTTAGCCTATGTCAACTTGTTTGTCAATTCCCAGATTGCAGTTAAACTTGCGTAACCTTACTATTCATCTCATTGATAATTTCCTTCACTTCTTGCAGCAGTATGGGGATTTTGTTTTTTCCATAATAGTTTTGTTATTTGCAGTTTACATACTTCTGTCTTGTaatgataattatgataatGGATTTCTGTGTTGCCTGGTAACTGGAAGCTGTTCAACACTACGTCACAATGTTTTACCCAAGTTGACTGTGAGGCGCTAGAACTTTATAGTAACATGACTTACCCCACTCGGTAGCCATTTTCTGTTAGTTGAACAGAGGCCTGTttattttaacaaataaaacagCCTTATTTGACATCAAGCTGAAGTACCTTTCTGTCATCACTCCCTCCCCTAATTTGATAACTGGTGTTATTAGAAACCACTACATTTTCTGCTAGTTGAACAGAGgcctgtttttttttaacaagtAAGATAGCCTTATTTGACATCTAGCTAAAGTACCTTTCTGTCATCACTCCCTCCCCTAATTTAACAACTGATGTTATTAGGAACCACTACATTTTCTTTCTGTGGCCGAAGACACTCAAACCTCGGGTAACATTTCCAGCTCTTTGTGTTTTTAGCTCCCAAGGCCCCTGAGAATGAAATCAGAGAGCACATTGTTAAAAAGACTATGAAGGTAGTCTAAAAAGGTAGACAGTAATTTAGTGTGTCATTGGTGACTGGAATCATAATAAATGGACTTACTATTTCGATCCTTTCAGCCAGTACATTTCCCAACTACAGccaggggaggcaactctcaGTGATCCTCAGACAGGCATGTTATGCCTGAGTCAGTTCACAGACAAGTGCTACTACAGGGCCAAAGTCATAGAAGTCAGAGGTACACCTTATTTCTTGGTTTATCCAATTGTTCTGCATTGTTGAAACATGACTTACAGTCAATAACAGTGGATTTGTTCATGCAATATGGCTCACATCCAGCTCATAATGCATGGCAAGATTTGTCCATGCTTTGGATGACTGAGTTCATATTattttttgtatgtgtgtagtACAGTGTGAGAGGGAGATTTGAAGACAGTGTGAGAGGGAGATTTGAAGCTGTGTTTACCTATGCATgaataaagtttgaaaattCACTGGCTAGGAAGGTTAGTCATGTACAGATGTTGATAGCCTACATCATTCTTCATTGGCTCTGcgaaatatcaatatcaaatgGCAGATCAGTCTGAATTGGTGTTATGTTTGATAACTAATGGTTGTAAGTTCTTGTCACCCCTTGGAaacaatatatttgatatatatttaatagtgggcaataaatatcacaaaattGACATACTTTTAACACCTTAATGATTGACTGAAAGACAACAGATTCATTCATACATTTCTAAACAGAATCATGTAGAATTATGAATGTGTAAAATGTAACTCTGGAGTTGTTGATTTGTTCATGAGCAATTAAGTTCAGTTGAAtataaaaacattaaatgaaGACTTAACAAACATAGTAACTTGCtgtcaataatttgtatttttcatacttagagattttgaaattgtttgagGTTGAATTGGGAATGGGGAGGCATCTATTTTTATGAGCAAAAACACTTTCTGGTTAATATTTATAGTTGAACTTTTATCATACAATGCATATggagacatatatacacatggtgCATTTATTATCATGTCTAAATATTTTATACAacatacccatgaagatctgggccTTGgttttcgaagctttcttagcgctaagatcgtggTACGTGCCACACGTTAACACTAACTTACGACTATATCAgccctaagagagcttcgaaaatctaagctcggggttagaattggccttctgCAGTCACGTAAGAAGTGATAAACGGAATGGAGTTATACTCAttggtttggttgacacatttcattgtatcccattagatcgatgctcatgctgttgatcactggattatgtacTGTAGGCTAggttgtttacagactgcagccatatagctggaatattgctgagtgcaacatttcacaacaaatatttattgtGGCACCAGTGGAAGACATCACCACTTGTTGATCAGTACATCCATGTAATCTTAAGATCGATGTTGATTGCTTTCTATTCATTGTTATTTAACCCTGCTTAGTCCACACTGGATGAAGATATCAGATAAGCTGGTTATCCATTTGATCGTAATCATTCATGATTCAGCCCACTGAGCTGagcctgttgctgtatcatcaGGCTAAACCTGGGTAGGAAAGAAACTGTTGCACTCACATGTGTGTCATGTGAAGGTAGATAACTCTGACTTATACGTTTATAGATTTATACACCGAGAGACCactttatatattcatatattaatACAAAAAGTATTGAAATTCATTGTAAGTGCAACAAGCAAGGTGTGAACAAGGCTCACTAATAAACTAAACATGACTACCAACTTTAACTGAACAACAATTTCAACATGGTAAATACAGCCTCACCTCACACAGCCTTACCTCAGACAACCTCACCTTAcacctcacctttcaaaacCTTAGCTCACACAACCTCACCTCAGACAACCTGACATTACACAACCTCACCTTACAAAACCTCAGCTCATACAAACTCACCTCAGACATCTTTACCTTACAAAACCTTAGCTCACACAACCTCACTTCACACAGTCTCACCTTACACAGTCTAACCTCAAACACACTCACCTCAGACAGTCTCACCTCACACAACCTCACCTTACACATTCTCACCTCACACAACTTCACCTAACACAACCTCACCTCACACATTCTGACCTTATACAACTTCACCTTACACCCCTGCTGGCACAATGTCATCTCACCTCACACAATGTCACCTCAGCTCACATCACCTTACCTCTTTGTATTGCAGTCAATCAGGCCAACATGGACTGTAATGTAATCTACGTGGACTACGGCAACTACGAGTGTGTTAAGCCATCCTCGCTGCTGCAGCTGCCAGCCAGTCTCGCCACCTTGCCATCACAAGCCATCTTCTGCTCCCTCTCAGGGGTAAGCCACACTTCACTGGAAACAAATGTAGCTTCACAATTATGTTTTGAGTCCTCATGACTCATCATGGACGCAAAAtgctatatggctgtaaattATTATACCAAGTAAATAGCATGCCATCTAGTTGCAGGTTAATTATAACTGACATTGATAGGGACTCCCATATTTCATTGCAAGGACCGCTCTGAATCACTGACAAGTGTCCGATAAGAACAGACTTTTAGCCAGACAGAAATAATAAGTTggtttggatctcttgaagtGTGTTAGCTTCACCACACTGTAAGTGAATATGTATTCAGTAAGTATTGATATGTAGTGTGTGGCAAAATTTGGATCTTCTACCCTACAATTATACAATTTTTCACATGCTGTATTcttttcatgtgcatattttttcTGGGCTTACTTGACCAAACAAAGTTTCTTGACTGAAGCTTCTGACTGTTTGCTAACTTTGAAATCTGCATATACACATGAGAAAGTTGATTTCTGCCATCTTAGGGAGTCACCATTTTCAGTCGTAGTATTTTAGGACTTAATCACAGCATTCACTATTGTGCTCATGATGATAGGTCTTGTCTGtccaaaatgttttatttttttaaacttttagaACGTAAAAGTTAGTACCTATAACATATATTGTTTCAGCTGTGCCCAGTCAACAAGCTTGGTGTCTGGACAGAAGATGAAGTGAACGGCTTTCGTCAGTTTGTGAATGGTCAACAGCTGAATTGCAAGGCGACATTTGTCAGTCCCTACCAGTCTCTGTCCTTCCCACACCTGGTTGAGTTACAGCTCACAATCCCACAGACAGACAAAGATGGCTCTGTGCTTCTTAGCCAACTGAACCTGGCGGCTCTGCTGGTGAGGCAGAACCTAGCCAGACCTATCCCTGTGTCAGAACAGATCGCTAAATTACAGAACCTGTTTGGTGACCTTCCTGTTCCAGGGTCGAAACAATCATCACCACGGAAACCAATTGAGAAGGAACAGGGAGCAAAGATACCAGAAAAGAAGGAGCCTGATGTAATTGTAGAGAGCACTACTGTTCTGAATCTTGATTCAGTAGACAATCCCAGCTTTGGTGGTGCTACAAGACTTAGTACACATTGTTCTGATGAGTCTGTAGAAGGTACTGTTCAAGACAGTGCTGACAATGCAGGCAGTAAAGGAAGCAGATTTAAAGGTAAATCAGTGCCGCAGTCTCCTAGGACTGAATTGTTGGCTCCTTCCAAATCAGACTCGAAGAAATATTCCAAGAAAAATCATTCGAAACCAAATGAGGATAAATCTTCACCTTCAAACCTGTTGTCTTGTGATCAAACCAATGACAAATCTGAAACCGAATCTCCAACTAAGTCACAGACATCAAGCTGTCtggaaggggagacaacttcgTCCGGCGTGACTGACCTGAGTCTGAATCCCTTATCTGTAGATttatctggtggtcagactgaaGAATATGACGTCATTATGGCCCATATCAACTCCCCGAATGACTTCTTCGTCCACAAGATGACTGAAGATGTGGGGAAGACACTGGACAGGCTGATGAAAGATCTGAATCTCCACTTTGAACGAATGACCCGAAAGGACTTGCACAAACTGCAACGTAGCTTTTCACCTCATTGTAAAAGCTTATGTTGTGCACAGTTCTCACTTGACAACATGTTTTACAGGGCTATGATCCTTGAGGTAACAGAGGTAGGCGATTCTGATGCTGTACCTGATGATGACAGAATAGACAAGATCAATGTTTTCtatgttgattttggtgacGAGGAGTGGTTGCCGAAGAAAAAAGTGTTCCCATTGCCGGAGGAGTTTTGCACATTACCGCCACTAACAATCTGGTGTTCACTTGCGCATGTGCAACCAGTGGACAGCAACTGGACAGAGGAGAGTCTTCAAGACTTCCATAGGCTTGCAGGGGATGAGCGGTTGTCTTTGGTTGTGACTGAAGGGCGAATGCCGGAATCGAACAGGTGAAGAAATTGCTGTTTCTAATATATTCTGAAGGTGCTGAACGCTTTCTGTTTCCATGTCAACTGTCTGCAGGCCATGTGTTTTATATTCAGGAGTAGACTCTGTTGGTTAAATCTACTTGGACTAACTGACGAATGGACTTGTCTGTTTCATTTACTGACCATCCCAGTTGggttgggggtggtggggtagcctagcttaaagcatttgctcatcatactgaaaacccgggttccattcccagCACGGGcacagtgtgaagcccatttctggtgcccttcatcgcgatattgctggaatattgctataagcggtgtaaaattaaaatCACTGATTCTGTCAGTCATCCTTGCTGGGTGCTTTTTGTGCAAGCGATACAATTAActattttttatatgtattgTGTTGTCTTGGCTGGTAATGTGTTTGACTGTGACACTATTTATGAATAGAGATCTTATTTTCCAATATCCTAAAACcctaaaaaatattttatggttctgataacTGCGTCCTCCATACCGGACGGGATTCTGGGTGATTcttattaattttttttaaatgtttaataGTATGTGTGTGCTGTTCCATTAATAAATTAAAAGAGAAATAGTTGAGAATGGAAGACTCTGTAGATTTTAACAGACATAATCACAAAATTTGTTACATTGTATTACAGCTCAGATTGAATATGGCAATATGCATTGTGCGGAAagtgtgagtaagtgagcgagtgagtatggtttcaatcccgcttttagcattatagCAGCCATGTCATgcaaggggacaccagaaatgggcttcagcattgcagtgttcatgaatagtgTTTCAAAGGAGCAGAACATTGGGTCCTGTATGTTTCAGGGGTCTCtatgacccactgaaaattcacaggacccatagaataaaattaaacacactttTCAGATTTGTCATTTCTTATCAttgtcattgaaattattaacattaataaTAAACATAAGATTtagaaacagcaaacaagtgtcacctgccacaaataacaacttcaaaGTCTTTGTGAAATGTTCAGTCAGATACAGGAGTCAACGGGCTGGTGACTTCTATCTGGCTAGCCCACTGTCCATGGTAATACAGTGCAGGCCTCACTTATCTATGCTTGATGATCCATTGTGTTATGTCTGTGTTTCATTACGATAAATCagtttgactcatttgcatCTGAACCCATGACTGCTTCATAACATGAAGAGCCGACACAGGTGGCATTATTGTTGATAAATTAAACCCTGAAACAACCATGACATATTGATAGCACAAAATATTCTGACTCgaatatcacaaaatatttgaTTAAATGTTACTAGATGGAAATGTTTTCGTACTAGTTTATATTTACTTCCCTTGAGCCCTCGATTGTTACTGTGTCCTGTCTTGTTTTATCATGTATACACTTATCTCATTAGTGTCATATACATTGCGTTTGAAGTAATTTGAACATGACACCTTTACGATCATGTATAAATACAATGTACAGTTTACACTTCACCTTTATGATCATGTATAAATACAATGTACAGTTTACACTTCACCTTTACTAAATCTCTAATACAGCTTTACTGCAGTGTACTCTGTCCCCACATGCATTAACATACAATAATCCACCGAAGTGCACCTTAAAATGTTCTTGTGTTTTCATTTAATAGTGTTAagcacccatgaaggtctgtgttaaaattgattttcagtaacccttgcttgtcgtaagaggcaacttgcagaatcgggtggtcaggcttgctgacttggttgatacatgtcatcttatcccagttgcgtaaattaatgctcatgctgttgatcactagattggctggtcaagacttgactatttacagaccaccgccatgtagctgaaatattgctgtgtgcagcatCAGTTGTTGGGTACAGTATTGTAATGTTGATGCATATTGTCTATATCTGGTGTTAGTTCACCTGCTGAGTATTTATCTGTGGATGTTGTTGCAGTGTGTGCGAGGTGCAGTCGTCACCCCTACAGGTGTTCCTGATGGACAGCTCGAAGGATGAGATATGTATCAACCTGGAGCTGATGAGTTTGGGCCATGCTTCACTGATCGTCACACAAGCTCCACATGGTAAATGATCAATCTCTCATCACTGCAGCTTCCATTTTGGAGACCCGTGAAAAATCGGGTATTGTGTGTACTTcggcaaccaatgcttgtcgtaagaggtggctaacGAGATCGTTTGGTCAGCCTCGCTCACCTGGTTGACACGTTGTCATGGGTTTACGATTGCGTTGAtccatgttcatgctgttgatcactgtctggtgatccagactcgattatttacagaccactgccatatagctggaatattgctattgtGTCGTAATCAACTTCAGTCTAGGTTTTTATCTTTGTGCTTAAGATTGTTTCATGAGTAGTAACTTCTATGCTTTAGTCTTGCCCCACTTGAATTTTATTTCTGAACTTAGACCCGTTTTGAGTGCTGTATCCAAAGTTAGAGCTGCTTTGAGCTCTGTATCCAAACTTAAACCTGCTTTGAGCTCTGTAACCCAACCTAGACCTGCCAGGTTACTGTTTACTGACAATAACCTTCTTGAGATTTCTTCATATCTCAAACATGGAGTTTTTTTCGTATCACAGACATGGTGTTTGTTTCCTTTCTCAGAATAGGcctttgttttcaaattcagaTGTGGTGTTTGGTTCCTGTCTCAGACATGATGTTTGTTTCCCATCTCAAACTTGGTGTTTGTTTCCTATCTCAGACATAGTGTTTGTTTCCTAAGAAAATCTCAGATGTGGTGTGTTTCTTATCTCAGACATGGTCTTTGTTTCCTATCTCAGACTCATTGTTTGTTTCCTACCTCAGACATGGTGTTTGTTTCCCATGTAAGACATGGTGTTTCCTATGTTAGACAGGGTGTTTGTCTCCTATCTCAGACATGGGTCCTATGTTAGACATGGTGTTTGTTTCGTATCTCAGACATAGTGTTTGTTTCCTATCTCAGACATGGTGTTTGTTTCCTATCTCAGACGTGGTGTTTGTTTCCTGTGTTAGACATGGTGTTTTTTTCCTATCTCAGACCCACTGGAGTTTGAACCTGCTGGAGACCCTGTGGATGACATGGTGTTTGTTTCCTTTCTCAGAATAGGcctttgttttcaaattcagaTGTGGTGTTTGGTTCCTATCTCAGACGTAGTGTTTGTTTCGTATCTCAGACAAGGTGTTGTTTCCTATCTCAGACATAGTGTTTGTTTCCTAAGAAAATCTCAGATGTGGTGTGCTTCTTATCTCAGACATGGTCTTTGTTTCCTATCTCAGACTCATTGTTTGTTTCCTACCTCAGACATGGTGTTTGTTTCCCATGTAAGACATGGTGTTTCCTATGTTAGACAGGGTGTTTGTCTCCTATCTCAGACATGGGTCCTATGTTAGACATGGTGTTTGTTTCGTATCTCAGACATAGTGTTTGTTTCCTATCTCAGACATGGTGTTTGTTTCCTATCTCAGACGTGGTGTTTGTTTCCTGTGTTAGACATGGTGTTTTTTTCCTATCTCAGACCCACTGGAGTTTGAACCTGCTGGAGACCCTGTGGATGAGGAATGGAGAGAGGACCCACGTGTGGAGGACTTTATGTCTCTACGTAACAGCTACAACGTTGATGTGGATGATGCAGGTGTTGCCGTTGTTGGATACAGTAAGTGCAACTTAAGTGACTTGATACCCACGCAAACTCTTTTACTTAGCCTCATACCATTCCTCTACCCACCCTGTCTACATCCACTACCTACCCGGTGTATGCCCCCATTGTATTTAGAAATCTAAACCTGACTTGACTAAACCCAGTCACCCTTTAACCACTCCTTATAGATCCACCCACTCTACATCCAGTCCGTGTACACCTATCTCATGTGCACCCACGACTACACCATCTTGATCCACCCCATATACATCCACCCTGTCTTCAGCTGCTGTTGTGTCCACCTCTACCCAAATCAGGGCCTACTCACACCCGTAACCGTCCCCACCTGCCCTATCACTATCCACACACACCCATATCAGTGGAGCAGCAGtggggtagcacagtggttatAGTGTTTGCTTGTCGTGCTGAAGACCAGTGTTTGATTTCCTACGTGGTCACAATGCATGAAGCAAATTTCTAGTGCATCacagtgatgttgatggaatattgttaaaagcagcataaaaccaaactcactcaattcaAATCACTGGCAACACCCACCTATGTCGCCATCCATACCCACCCCAATCCATTCCACACCCTGCCCTATTTCTGTCCACACCCACCCCAATTACTGTCCACACCCACCCCTATTATTGTGTACACCCACCCCAATACATGTCCACACCCACCCCTAGTATTGTCCACACCCACCCCTAGTATTGTCCACACCCACCCCTAGTATTGTCCACACCCACTCCTGTTACTGTCCATGCCCACCTTATCCATGACCTCACGTCTTCCTATCATTGTCCACTCCATCCTCTGATTCACCATCCAACCCATCCTGTTCGCCAGGACTGATATGTTTGACGTGGAGCATCCACTGCAACAGTCCTCATCACGATCGTACTCTCCAGGAAGTGCCACACATGATGCAATGCTCAGTAAACAGTGATCAGTGTacgtgtatgatgtatgattcGTTAATGTTGTTTGCGATGGTGCAGTGACAATCCATGGTCTCTGGTGACATTTATGTGTTACATTTCCTATCTCAGCACAGGAGCACTGTGAcacttattccatattcagcaACAGAGGACCATCTCTAACATATATCAATTAATTCATAACTTACATGCCATCACTCTATAGTGTTCTATCCAATACCAGGGACTGTTGTGTGTACAAACGGATATTTTTAATGAAGTGGACGGGTACCCTAatggttttgatgttttgctACCCCTTCAAGAATTAAGCATCATTTTGATGTATCTCTACAAGTGTTGGGGTATAGCTACcataggtcaaggtcatttggTATTCTCATTAAACATGGCTGCTTTAATGTAAGTTAATGTTGTACTTCTAGAAGTACCTCAGGCCTCGACTTCAGTTATTTTCCTTCTTTGCTCTCTACACTGATATGCCAGTCAGTCATAATTAATATTGATCATGGCTGTTCTCATGTTGCATGCTGACCAACCTGTTGCTTGCCACTTAATCCTACATAATATCAGTCTGGAGCCACCATCTCAATTCTCTACCATGCtcgatttaagagatgttaCGTACTTACACCAGGTGCAACTTAAGATAAAAATTTagttgcaccagccaaattTCAGTTGCAGTGTGTAGTACTCATGAAACTGCAGCAGCACAGAGATGCTGCTGATCCCTGTGTACAAGAGCTGTCATAGCCGAGATGTGTCTCTAAAAATCAATGTTTCGGTGCCATAGCTGTTCAAACTCTAGTAGAAAAATAAGCTGACATACTCTTTCTTTTTTATCCCCCGCAGCGCGTATAGCATGATGTGGAGGATGTAGTATTAGGCTCCGTCCATTCGTCAGAATGTACGAATTGCAATATCTAGAATccactagattcttttcatatttggtaccaaGGTTCATCATAGCAAAACACAGGTCT is a window from the Haliotis asinina isolate JCU_RB_2024 chromosome 9, JCU_Hal_asi_v2, whole genome shotgun sequence genome containing:
- the LOC137296690 gene encoding tudor domain-containing protein 1-like isoform X2; this encodes MGSKVKQKHLLLLQRKVGEKMAALREQQDILQSSIAQYVSQAESSAENLLSICDPHLFMERYVDVMQDLDRCLNTCTLLTATAEDMIESTSNNETTSEEEIIKPQTISSCETEGHDRDSHSTSNPSKDVESDNDIEPRRSAERVLENECPSNSSTSFQSTKPCVLEELDIETDGVTSDEQGKKGGNSAAFANRGDNPVSYSTQQAGCSDGTMDVSCDGDSQMGYVSDMTPLDQAGGKGTFPKAEDVPEEESDKGPTSVYTPNTPYRSVVGGASFDYGLGPTISHCTLTVGPVIPVIVSEIATPWSFYVQQYGCALEKLRIDINQYISQLQPGEATLSDPQTGMLCLSQFTDKCYYRAKVIEVRVNQANMDCNVIYVDYGNYECVKPSSLLQLPASLATLPSQAIFCSLSGLCPVNKLGVWTEDEVNGFRQFVNGQQLNCKATFVSPYQSLSFPHLVELQLTIPQTDKDGSVLLSQLNLAALLVRQNLARPIPVSEQIAKLQNLFGDLPVPGSKQSSPRKPIEKEQGAKIPEKKEPDVIVESTTVLNLDSVDNPSFGGATRLSTHCSDESVEGTVQDSADNAGSKGSRFKGKSVPQSPRTELLAPSKSDSKKYSKKNHSKPNEDKSSPSNLLSCDQTNDKSETESPTKSQTSSCLEGETTSSGVTDLSLNPLSVDLSGGQTEEYDVIMAHINSPNDFFVHKMTEDVGKTLDRLMKDLNLHFERMTRKDLHKLQRSFSPHCKSLCCAQFSLDNMFYRAMILEVTEVGDSDAVPDDDRIDKINVFYVDFGDEEWLPKKKVFPLPEEFCTLPPLTIWCSLAHVQPVDSNWTEESLQDFHRLAGDERLSLVVTEGRMPESNSVCEVQSSPLQVFLMDSSKDEICINLELMSLGHASLIVTQAPHDPLEFEPAGDPVDEEWREDPRVEDFMSLRNSYNVDVDDAGVAVVGYKAKDEKRICRYFNTPGKCWRGIHCPYKHIEHTSGITQDQEAVVALEEDQTELLPDEGCMVAVEITSILSPRHFYLTLPFGGKPIEQLKDHQKGVDDVDYEETLEDLIRSMNANYRNKSFSDRDITLLAPGQAIAAKFNNGDVVGWYRAKVTDTSPEDEKVEVFFVDFGHTEWLSERDIQTLEDQFLHLTPQAIECFLMDTDPAGQEGQWTEESRTFFRELVDGKTLVALIRMKSWSGCLHVDLYDTTGNMDINIAEELVKAKHAQRPCVELPVRVKPQGNSPITYVPG
- the LOC137296690 gene encoding tudor domain-containing protein 1-like isoform X1 — translated: MGSKVKQKHLLLLQRKVGEKMAALREQQDILQSSIAQYVSQAESSAENLLSICDPHLFMERYVDVMQDLDRCLNTCTLLTATAEDMIESTSNNETTSEEEIIKPQTISSCETEGHDRDSHSTSNPSKDVESDNDIEPRRSAERVLENECPSNSSTSFQSTKPCVLEELDIETDGVTSDEQGKKGGNSAAFANRGDNPVSYSTQQAGCSDGTMDVSCDGDSQMGYVSDMTPLDQAGGKGTFPKAEAADVPEEESDKGPTSVYTPNTPYRSVVGGASFDYGLGPTISHCTLTVGPVIPVIVSEIATPWSFYVQQYGCALEKLRIDINQYISQLQPGEATLSDPQTGMLCLSQFTDKCYYRAKVIEVRVNQANMDCNVIYVDYGNYECVKPSSLLQLPASLATLPSQAIFCSLSGLCPVNKLGVWTEDEVNGFRQFVNGQQLNCKATFVSPYQSLSFPHLVELQLTIPQTDKDGSVLLSQLNLAALLVRQNLARPIPVSEQIAKLQNLFGDLPVPGSKQSSPRKPIEKEQGAKIPEKKEPDVIVESTTVLNLDSVDNPSFGGATRLSTHCSDESVEGTVQDSADNAGSKGSRFKGKSVPQSPRTELLAPSKSDSKKYSKKNHSKPNEDKSSPSNLLSCDQTNDKSETESPTKSQTSSCLEGETTSSGVTDLSLNPLSVDLSGGQTEEYDVIMAHINSPNDFFVHKMTEDVGKTLDRLMKDLNLHFERMTRKDLHKLQRSFSPHCKSLCCAQFSLDNMFYRAMILEVTEVGDSDAVPDDDRIDKINVFYVDFGDEEWLPKKKVFPLPEEFCTLPPLTIWCSLAHVQPVDSNWTEESLQDFHRLAGDERLSLVVTEGRMPESNSVCEVQSSPLQVFLMDSSKDEICINLELMSLGHASLIVTQAPHDPLEFEPAGDPVDEEWREDPRVEDFMSLRNSYNVDVDDAGVAVVGYKAKDEKRICRYFNTPGKCWRGIHCPYKHIEHTSGITQDQEAVVALEEDQTELLPDEGCMVAVEITSILSPRHFYLTLPFGGKPIEQLKDHQKGVDDVDYEETLEDLIRSMNANYRNKSFSDRDITLLAPGQAIAAKFNNGDVVGWYRAKVTDTSPEDEKVEVFFVDFGHTEWLSERDIQTLEDQFLHLTPQAIECFLMDTDPAGQEGQWTEESRTFFRELVDGKTLVALIRMKSWSGCLHVDLYDTTGNMDINIAEELVKAKHAQRPCVELPVRVKPQGNSPITYVPG